Genomic window (Thermincola ferriacetica):
GTGACCCTGGTGGGCGTCATTAGCGCCGATACTTCTCTCAATCTGCCTGACTTTCGGGCAGCCGAGAGAACCTTCCAGTTGTTAACTCAGGTGGCCGGGCGTGCTGGGAGAGCTGGTGCCCCGGGGAAGGTAATTGTGCAGACCTATGCCCCTGCTCATTACAGTGTCCGGACAGCCCAAAAACATGATTTTCCCGGGTTTTATGGGATAGAGATAGAGACCAGGCGGGAAATGGAGTATCCTCCTTTCTCGCGATTGCTGCGCATAGTAATAAGTGGTTTTGATGAAAATAAAGTTATCCGGGCAGCCCATATATTGGCGGAAAATGTGCAAGCTCAGCTCCGCGGCGTGGAAGAAAGGCTGGAACAGCCTTTACTGGGTCCGGCGCCGGCGCCGTTGACAAAATTAAGAAACAAATACCGGTGGCAGTTATGCATAAAGGCCAAAAACCGTAAGGTGTTCGGCCCGTTGGTGGACAGTGCGCTTTACAAATCAGGGCTGCGTGAACAGTTTAATGATTTAAAATTTAATGTAGAGATAGATCCGCAAAGTTTACTTTAAGGAGGAAAAACAGTGGCTGTATACAAAATTGTGGAAATAGGGGACCCCATCTTAAAAGAGAAATGCAGGCCGGTGAATAAAATTACCCCTAATATTATTAAACTGCTGGATGACATGGCCGATACCATGTATGATGCCAACGGCGTCGGGTTGGCAGCTCCGCAGATCGGTGTAGGGAAAAGGGTGATTGTGGTTGATGTGGGAGACGGCCTGATAGAACTGATCAACCCGGAAATCGTACACAGAGAAGGCAGCGAAACCGACGTGGAAGGCTGTCTGAGTATTCCAGGCATACAGGGCCAGGTTCCCAGGTATGCTAAAGTTCGGGTAAGAGGCATGAACCGGGAAGGGGACAGGGTAGAATATGAAGC
Coding sequences:
- the def gene encoding peptide deformylase, which translates into the protein MAVYKIVEIGDPILKEKCRPVNKITPNIIKLLDDMADTMYDANGVGLAAPQIGVGKRVIVVDVGDGLIELINPEIVHREGSETDVEGCLSIPGIQGQVPRYAKVRVRGMNREGDRVEYEAEGLLARAFQHEIDHLEGILFIDRAKEIIKK